The following are from one region of the Anaeropeptidivorans aminofermentans genome:
- a CDS encoding response regulator, whose amino-acid sequence MTKSIALCGIEEELVSTLEHCGEYRLLRFCDEPERRGDVKLAYFLRDGPPVALAVVGYPGAKGLAACDYLRTQNRALPILWLCSRREFEPEAKRIGVTFYGTGPPGTELLATRLLSAISKVDAGTVACRSG is encoded by the coding sequence ATGACAAAAAGCATTGCGCTGTGCGGGATAGAGGAAGAACTTGTCAGTACACTGGAACACTGCGGCGAATACCGTCTCTTACGCTTTTGTGACGAACCGGAGCGACGCGGTGATGTAAAGCTGGCCTACTTTCTGCGGGACGGTCCGCCTGTGGCGCTTGCCGTCGTGGGCTATCCCGGAGCAAAGGGACTTGCCGCCTGCGATTATCTGCGGACACAGAACCGCGCGTTACCCATCCTTTGGCTGTGCAGCCGCAGGGAATTTGAACCGGAAGCGAAACGGATTGGTGTAACCTTTTACGGCACCGGTCCACCCGGCACGGAGCTACTTGCCACGAGGTTGCTCAGTGCCATTTCCAAGGTGGATGCAGGAACAGTTGCTTGTCGCAGTGGATAA
- a CDS encoding YDG domain-containing protein — translation MKIKQMAERLNSVPVRKKAKRLLALTMAVLMVNPVTGYGVSAHAQEAETITAFAKLSSEIATQQLAMGAEESDINLPDTLSVTLSVYEADITESIVKDSQPEEIPAEEAKPDESTSEEPAADESPIDNSTVSDNDAEEPQEDANAAEDNTATASEATVVLDSGEVSLAASTTGSAISADSGDADAEQTETEIITSEERTLTGITWEINAERSGSDTFDSANAGAVFFYEPVLPEGYTLADGVSLPQIRVQIEDSGKWAFSQSTTIDGARITVKAEKDVFPEGAVLHVEKVTNAEDKEKIQSAVSEEVKAEDAAKNVTKLVSFDITITDAEGNELQPDTSKGEVKVSFAQLPMVTEDATPTQELKVFHMDDSLSEAKGLDTTVNQEAESVEAPAEHFSLYTVALLTATAEDGEASVTDSEGAVTYYDTIEEAFAAAQSMSGSTVTLLKDVATEDTVNITSGTVILDLNGKAWTNTFSVGSGVLQLVGSSGNTASLTVKDSAGGGSITTTDSGVYSIFGYTDYSLSLEGGSYTGIWARGSEVGNVLADGYAYKNNESGEWITDMSDCEISNVTVRAIPVKITAQPEDTLAASGYSEAPTFNVTAETIPADSGETITYQWYKDSAAMSGATSASYTAETGLADGTYTYYCAVTCDGYTVNSDNATLYVTSAEGNYEVKFSSGLTLKYPTLETAITAAKSKPNSTVKLLADATTASKVEVSSGTFTIDLNGKTWTSTASDAALYLEKGSHVTLMDSATGGKLTTSTAQNTIFVKRADLTIKSGIYENENSNYTSYVLVAYFSGTITIQGGTIQTSKSIMNLVYLQSVDVVISGGTFSGPKTAFDACVSVALSGGEYSYISTNNTTIVANLLESGYGFKNKSDNTWVNNLGRDKDYYNDLANYSLTKAVTVQQVPAQITAQPQATSATYGYTTATMSVTAAKTSAAPEGSSISYQWYRVKSGDETNDTALGTSATQTLPTGLDADTHSFYCVVTCDGYILNSQSATFTVEPKDISAGTLTLDIPEGGYTYDGTDKMPTITFILDGHTLTVPTEYVYDFWDNQNAGTASVTITGQGNYTGMKSREFTIAKADQSAFNINEVTGKKYGDAPFTLETTGSSGTGEVTYSVPEGNGVLSVSGNTATIIGAGTVVVTANKAEDSNYNAATATQSITINKATPTITINDLSEHTYNGKAIVNPTESQVTVTGASYADIEFLYSSLMAGPFVEQAPKDAGSYYVQARIPETKNTNLCFSQAKELLIRKQILQITDGTAAPKKYDGMTGASVTDLNFSGLQNGETLALGTDYTIGSPVYDNENVGTGKRISGSVALITNEKTKNYYFLWGGNKFTLNNGVITLGDGPAAPTGGVVDDVNKTFTFDSVNGAVYEYKIGTDNWVDITASGTTTTITIGNKALAIGDLQVRIKETANYQAGAVLTNASAFTASLEGSVSITGTAAYGETLTANVSGQQSNAVLSYQWMANGIAIPDATASTLAIPGSLVGKTITVEVTATNYSGKLTSTTTPSVGKKAVTGVAGSISKVYDGNKWVNVPLSITKVNASDDITVVAEGIYNSADAGTGKAVSLSGLTITGAAADWYEVAMPTGVTGAITAKPLTTATVTINGSYIYTGSAIVPAADDVLVKDGTTTLTNGTDYSFTANNNVNAGTATVTVTLKGNYSGSASSSFTIAPKAITPTIDAIGNRMFTGTQLMPVPAVKDGTTTLTKDSDYTVSYGYKY, via the coding sequence ATGAAAATAAAACAAATGGCAGAACGCCTAAACAGCGTTCCTGTCAGAAAAAAAGCAAAGAGGTTATTGGCACTGACGATGGCTGTGCTGATGGTGAACCCGGTCACAGGCTATGGCGTTTCTGCCCATGCACAGGAAGCGGAAACCATTACCGCTTTTGCAAAGTTGTCCAGTGAGATTGCCACTCAGCAGCTTGCAATGGGCGCAGAGGAATCAGACATTAATTTACCGGATACATTGAGCGTAACACTCAGTGTTTATGAGGCGGATATAACGGAAAGCATTGTGAAAGATTCGCAACCCGAGGAAATCCCTGCCGAAGAAGCAAAACCTGACGAGAGCACTTCGGAAGAACCAGCGGCTGACGAATCCCCTATTGATAATTCTACTGTTTCGGATAACGACGCGGAAGAACCACAGGAGGATGCAAACGCCGCAGAGGATAACACCGCCACGGCCAGCGAAGCTACCGTGGTATTGGACAGTGGCGAAGTGTCTTTAGCCGCAAGTACCACCGGTTCCGCCATCAGCGCAGATTCAGGCGATGCGGATGCCGAGCAGACAGAGACGGAAATAATCACCTCGGAAGAACGGACGCTGACGGGCATCACATGGGAAATCAACGCGGAGCGCAGCGGTTCGGATACCTTTGATTCCGCTAATGCTGGTGCGGTATTTTTCTATGAGCCGGTTTTGCCGGAGGGCTATACCCTTGCCGATGGCGTGAGCCTGCCGCAGATTAGGGTTCAGATTGAAGACAGCGGCAAGTGGGCGTTCAGCCAAAGCACCACCATAGACGGCGCCCGAATCACCGTTAAGGCGGAAAAGGATGTTTTCCCGGAGGGAGCTGTCCTTCATGTCGAGAAAGTAACCAATGCAGAGGACAAGGAAAAAATCCAAAGTGCTGTCAGCGAAGAAGTCAAAGCGGAGGATGCCGCTAAAAACGTAACGAAACTGGTTTCCTTCGACATTACCATCACGGATGCGGAGGGCAACGAGCTTCAGCCCGATACCAGTAAGGGCGAGGTAAAGGTTTCTTTCGCACAGCTGCCTATGGTGACGGAGGATGCCACACCCACGCAGGAGCTGAAGGTCTTTCATATGGATGATTCTTTAAGCGAAGCAAAGGGTCTGGACACCACTGTAAATCAAGAGGCAGAATCTGTGGAAGCGCCCGCCGAGCATTTTTCGCTGTATACGGTGGCACTGCTGACCGCCACGGCGGAGGACGGCGAAGCCAGCGTCACCGATTCGGAGGGTGCTGTAACCTATTATGATACCATTGAAGAAGCATTTGCTGCGGCACAGAGCATGAGCGGTAGCACGGTTACATTGCTGAAAGATGTCGCTACGGAGGATACGGTGAATATTACTTCCGGCACCGTTATCCTTGACTTGAATGGCAAGGCATGGACAAATACTTTTTCTGTGGGTTCCGGAGTATTGCAGTTAGTCGGAAGTAGCGGCAATACAGCTTCTCTCACTGTAAAAGACAGTGCAGGCGGGGGTAGTATTACAACAACAGATTCAGGAGTATATTCTATATTCGGATACACCGATTATTCGCTGTCGCTGGAGGGGGGCAGTTATACAGGCATTTGGGCAAGAGGAAGCGAAGTAGGGAACGTGCTTGCAGACGGCTATGCCTATAAAAATAATGAGAGCGGCGAATGGATCACCGACATGAGCGATTGTGAGATTTCTAATGTCACTGTTCGAGCAATTCCTGTCAAAATCACCGCGCAGCCGGAGGATACGCTTGCTGCGTCAGGATATAGCGAAGCACCGACATTCAATGTGACGGCGGAAACCATACCTGCCGATTCCGGGGAAACCATCACCTATCAGTGGTATAAGGACAGCGCAGCCATGAGCGGAGCGACAAGCGCAAGCTATACGGCTGAAACCGGTCTTGCGGATGGCACTTATACTTATTACTGCGCCGTAACCTGCGATGGCTATACGGTAAATTCGGATAACGCAACGCTTTATGTTACATCTGCCGAGGGCAATTATGAAGTGAAATTTTCCAGTGGACTGACCTTGAAGTACCCCACGCTGGAAACAGCCATCACTGCGGCAAAGAGCAAGCCTAACAGCACGGTCAAGCTGCTTGCCGATGCGACTACGGCGAGTAAAGTAGAGGTCAGTTCCGGTACGTTTACCATTGATTTAAATGGAAAAACATGGACCAGTACAGCAAGTGATGCCGCATTATATCTCGAAAAAGGCAGTCATGTAACACTAATGGACAGTGCCACCGGCGGCAAGCTGACCACGAGTACTGCTCAAAATACAATTTTTGTCAAACGCGCTGATTTAACCATCAAAAGCGGCATCTATGAAAATGAGAACAGCAACTATACAAGTTATGTGCTGGTCGCATATTTCTCGGGTACAATTACCATTCAAGGCGGTACAATTCAAACAAGCAAAAGTATCATGAATCTCGTCTATTTGCAAAGCGTGGATGTGGTGATTTCCGGCGGCACGTTCAGCGGCCCCAAAACTGCTTTTGACGCTTGTGTCAGCGTTGCTCTTTCCGGTGGGGAATATAGTTATATTAGTACAAATAACACAACCATTGTCGCCAACCTGCTGGAAAGCGGCTATGGTTTTAAGAACAAGTCGGATAATACCTGGGTGAACAATCTGGGCAGAGACAAAGATTATTATAACGACTTGGCAAACTATTCTCTAACAAAAGCTGTCACCGTCCAGCAGGTGCCTGCGCAAATCACCGCACAGCCGCAGGCCACATCCGCGACCTACGGATATACCACCGCTACCATGAGCGTCACGGCGGCCAAAACCTCCGCCGCACCGGAGGGCAGCAGTATTTCGTACCAATGGTATCGCGTAAAGAGCGGCGATGAAACCAACGACACGGCTTTGGGAACCTCCGCCACGCAGACGCTGCCAACCGGCCTTGACGCGGACACGCACAGCTTTTACTGCGTGGTCACCTGCGACGGCTATATCCTGAACAGCCAAAGCGCAACATTTACGGTGGAACCGAAAGACATTTCCGCCGGCACGCTGACGCTGGATATTCCCGAAGGCGGCTATACCTATGACGGAACGGATAAAATGCCTACTATAACCTTTATACTGGATGGGCACACGTTAACAGTTCCCACGGAATATGTATATGATTTTTGGGATAATCAAAATGCCGGCACCGCCAGCGTTACCATCACCGGGCAAGGCAATTACACCGGAATGAAAAGCAGAGAATTTACCATTGCCAAAGCAGACCAGAGCGCATTCAACATTAATGAAGTCACCGGTAAAAAATACGGTGACGCACCGTTCACGTTGGAAACAACCGGCAGCAGCGGTACGGGTGAGGTAACCTATTCCGTGCCGGAGGGCAACGGTGTGCTTTCCGTCAGCGGCAACACCGCTACCATTATCGGCGCAGGAACAGTTGTTGTGACAGCGAACAAGGCTGAGGATAGCAACTATAATGCTGCGACTGCAACACAGTCAATTACAATTAACAAAGCTACACCTACTATTACAATAAATGATCTTTCAGAACATACCTATAATGGCAAAGCGATTGTAAATCCGACGGAGTCGCAGGTGACAGTTACAGGAGCCAGCTATGCGGATATCGAGTTTTTGTATAGCAGCCTCATGGCAGGTCCTTTTGTAGAGCAAGCACCAAAGGATGCAGGCTCCTACTATGTCCAGGCAAGAATACCGGAAACGAAAAACACCAATTTGTGCTTCAGTCAAGCAAAGGAACTTTTAATTAGAAAGCAGATTCTCCAGATTACCGACGGCACGGCAGCACCAAAGAAATATGATGGTATGACCGGTGCAAGCGTGACCGATCTGAACTTTAGTGGACTTCAAAATGGAGAAACCCTTGCACTTGGAACGGATTATACAATTGGTTCTCCTGTCTATGACAATGAAAATGTCGGCACGGGAAAAAGAATTAGCGGCTCCGTAGCGCTTATAACAAATGAAAAAACCAAAAACTACTACTTTCTTTGGGGTGGCAACAAATTTACCTTGAACAATGGTGTTATCACCCTTGGGGATGGTCCCGCCGCGCCAACGGGCGGTGTCGTTGATGATGTAAATAAGACTTTCACATTCGACAGCGTAAATGGCGCGGTTTATGAGTACAAAATCGGGACTGATAACTGGGTTGATATTACTGCCAGTGGTACGACAACAACGATTACGATTGGAAATAAGGCTCTTGCAATTGGGGATTTGCAGGTTCGTATTAAAGAAACTGCAAATTATCAGGCAGGCGCAGTGCTGACCAATGCAAGCGCCTTTACTGCAAGCCTAGAGGGCAGTGTTTCCATCACAGGCACAGCTGCTTACGGCGAAACGCTTACGGCAAATGTCTCAGGGCAGCAGTCTAATGCCGTGCTTTCTTATCAGTGGATGGCAAACGGAATAGCAATACCGGATGCCACCGCAAGCACCCTCGCTATTCCCGGCTCTCTGGTGGGCAAAACAATTACAGTAGAAGTAACGGCTACGAACTATAGCGGCAAACTCACAAGCACAACCACACCAAGTGTCGGTAAAAAAGCAGTTACTGGAGTGGCAGGCAGTATCAGCAAGGTTTATGACGGAAATAAGTGGGTTAATGTTCCTCTTTCCATCACCAAGGTAAATGCGAGTGATGATATTACTGTAGTAGCCGAAGGAATCTATAACAGTGCGGACGCAGGAACAGGCAAAGCCGTTAGCCTAAGCGGATTAACTATTACCGGAGCGGCGGCGGACTGGTACGAAGTTGCCATGCCGACAGGCGTGACCGGAGCGATCACCGCAAAACCGCTGACCACCGCCACCGTTACTATAAACGGCAGCTATATCTATACCGGCAGTGCGATTGTTCCTGCGGCGGACGATGTGCTTGTCAAGGATGGGACAACCACTCTTACAAATGGCACAGACTATAGCTTTACTGCAAATAACAACGTTAATGCTGGAACAGCAACAGTGACGGTTACGCTAAAGGGCAATTACAGTGGCAGTGCAAGCAGCAGCTTTACCATTGCACCTAAGGCAATTACACCGACCATTGATGCCATAGGAAACAGAATGTTTACAGGAACACAGCTAATGCCTGTTCCTGCGGTTAAAGATGGCACTACAACGCTGACCAAAGACTCCGACTATACCGTAAGCTACGGTTATAAATATTAA
- a CDS encoding S-layer homology domain-containing protein yields the protein MATPANIAMVKGQERAYTFDLSTLTVPQNAGVKTYVVASPSNAGLFKVNPTVDGSTLKFTSANVGTAGGTATAVVTIRSDNYQNATVSLTFKIVDKSPVTISGIAVASKSYDGTAAVYTGTPISQDVGRTVAVSGYDYTWSKADGTPLLEAPKSVGNYKLSVSVKADDPNYIGSINVPFEIVKANLIIKADDKHILIGGAKPDYTATVTGLVNGETISGISFTDNAPNTNTKGSFTITPSNGTITGGGNGNYNITYETGTLTIGIDVSVIDSAIAAANTAKSGVSVDDRAANQVSSGTRFVTTAEMNALTAAIQTATEAKVTVNTAGEVQAAAKAMDDALTGFKAAIKTGTYTAPSGGGSSGGGTSSGGGTTPAPVATPEKMPNQPVTATAPVTATAGTNGAASSSIPDKAVTDAIAKAQADAKAQGKTANGITVALDVTMPKGAASLTATLTRSSLDILVSAGVSSLEINGSLVQVSFDKKALAEIQKQSTGNINIAIAPKTNLSNAAKKMIGTRPVYDITVGYGSGKTVSNFGGGIATVSIPYTLGKNEAVGGLYAVYVDAKGNATRIAGSAYDANSGCVIFTTTHFSQYGIGYTAPTAKFTDISTHWAKESIDYVVGRGLMSGSSETAFTPNSAMTRGMLVTALGRLAGVDTKAYTKNSFTDVKADSAYHPYIEWAYSKGIIQGIGNSQFAPDRAITREEIAVIFANYAKATGYTLPITREANMYADASGIGSAYKDAVKAMQQAGIMMGGSDNKFNPKGNATRAEVSSMLGRYIKLTINPATAQGWAQNDAGQYLYYKDGKALTGTQTIDGVKYFFNTDGTLKTGWVKDGDNWRFYSGKTMLVGFWDLGANGNNKTYYFTKDGLMISGKWLEIDGKWYYFYTDGSLARSTKIDGYEVDKNGVRKTK from the coding sequence GTGGCGACTCCTGCCAACATTGCCATGGTAAAAGGACAGGAAAGAGCCTATACCTTTGACCTCTCCACTCTTACCGTGCCGCAGAATGCAGGTGTGAAGACCTACGTGGTGGCATCTCCAAGCAATGCAGGTCTGTTCAAAGTAAATCCCACTGTTGACGGCAGTACGCTTAAATTTACTTCTGCAAATGTTGGGACAGCAGGCGGTACAGCCACGGCAGTCGTGACCATTAGAAGTGATAATTATCAAAACGCTACCGTTAGCTTGACCTTTAAGATCGTAGACAAATCGCCTGTAACCATCAGTGGCATTGCCGTGGCAAGTAAGAGCTATGACGGCACAGCGGCAGTATATACAGGGACGCCTATTTCCCAAGACGTTGGAAGGACAGTCGCTGTTTCCGGCTATGACTATACATGGAGCAAGGCAGACGGCACACCGCTTTTAGAAGCACCTAAATCAGTGGGTAACTATAAGCTTTCGGTATCCGTCAAGGCAGATGATCCTAACTATATCGGCAGTATTAATGTGCCGTTTGAAATCGTCAAGGCTAACCTTATTATTAAAGCCGATGACAAGCATATATTGATTGGCGGAGCAAAGCCTGACTACACTGCAACGGTTACAGGACTGGTAAACGGCGAAACAATCAGTGGCATTAGCTTTACGGACAATGCTCCTAATACCAATACCAAGGGCAGCTTTACCATTACTCCTTCAAACGGCACAATCACCGGCGGCGGTAACGGCAACTACAATATCACCTACGAAACAGGCACGCTGACGATAGGTATTGATGTGTCCGTCATTGATTCGGCAATCGCAGCGGCAAATACCGCAAAGAGCGGTGTTTCAGTGGACGATAGAGCGGCAAACCAAGTATCCAGTGGCACAAGATTTGTTACCACGGCAGAAATGAACGCACTGACCGCTGCAATTCAAACGGCAACAGAGGCAAAAGTCACGGTAAACACAGCAGGAGAAGTACAGGCAGCAGCAAAGGCAATGGATGATGCGTTGACAGGTTTCAAAGCTGCAATCAAAACAGGAACCTATACCGCACCGAGCGGCGGTGGTTCTTCTGGCGGCGGCACATCCTCAGGAGGAGGTACGACTCCTGCTCCTGTCGCAACACCGGAAAAGATGCCAAATCAGCCGGTAACAGCAACGGCTCCTGTCACGGCAACAGCAGGGACAAACGGTGCGGCAAGTTCATCTATCCCGGATAAAGCGGTAACCGATGCCATTGCAAAAGCACAGGCGGATGCAAAGGCACAGGGCAAAACAGCAAACGGCATCACCGTTGCGCTGGATGTAACCATGCCAAAGGGCGCAGCTTCCTTGACAGCAACCCTTACCCGCAGCTCTTTGGATATCCTTGTAAGCGCCGGAGTCAGCAGCCTTGAAATCAACGGCTCCCTTGTACAGGTTAGCTTTGATAAAAAGGCGCTGGCAGAAATCCAGAAGCAAAGCACCGGTAATATCAATATTGCCATTGCACCAAAAACAAACCTTTCCAATGCGGCCAAAAAGATGATCGGCACAAGACCGGTCTATGACATTACGGTAGGCTATGGAAGCGGAAAAACAGTATCCAACTTTGGCGGTGGGATTGCAACGGTATCTATTCCATATACGCTGGGCAAGAATGAAGCAGTCGGTGGTCTGTATGCGGTCTATGTAGACGCAAAGGGCAATGCCACTCGTATTGCAGGCTCTGCCTATGATGCAAACAGCGGCTGTGTTATTTTCACAACCACGCACTTTTCGCAGTACGGCATTGGCTACACTGCACCGACAGCAAAGTTTACAGATATCAGCACCCATTGGGCAAAGGAATCCATTGACTATGTGGTGGGCAGAGGGCTGATGTCCGGAAGTTCGGAAACAGCATTTACACCAAATTCTGCTATGACACGGGGAATGTTGGTAACAGCCCTTGGCAGACTAGCAGGAGTGGATACAAAAGCCTATACAAAGAACAGCTTCACAGATGTAAAAGCAGACAGCGCATATCATCCGTATATTGAGTGGGCGTACAGCAAGGGCATCATTCAGGGCATCGGAAACAGCCAGTTTGCTCCAGACAGGGCGATTACCCGTGAGGAAATTGCGGTAATCTTTGCAAACTATGCAAAGGCAACCGGCTATACGCTGCCAATCACCCGTGAAGCAAACATGTATGCTGATGCTTCCGGTATTGGAAGTGCGTACAAAGACGCTGTAAAAGCCATGCAGCAGGCAGGAATTATGATGGGCGGCAGTGACAATAAGTTCAATCCAAAGGGAAATGCCACCCGCGCCGAGGTTTCCTCCATGTTAGGCCGTTATATCAAGCTGACCATCAACCCTGCCACAGCGCAGGGCTGGGCGCAAAACGATGCCGGACAGTACCTGTACTACAAGGATGGCAAAGCTCTAACCGGCACACAGACCATCGACGGTGTGAAGTATTTCTTCAACACCGATGGTACGCTGAAAACCGGCTGGGTCAAGGACGGCGATAACTGGCGTTTTTATTCCGGTAAGACAATGTTAGTCGGCTTTTGGGATCTTGGTGCAAACGGAAACAATAAGACCTATTACTTTACTAAGGACGGTCTGATGATATCCGGGAAGTGGCTTGAGATTGACGGCAAATGGTACTATTTCTATACCGACGGCTCCCTTGCCAGAAGCACCAAAATCGACGGCTATGAGGTCGATAAAAACGGAGTGAGAAAAACAAAGTAA
- a CDS encoding RNA polymerase sigma factor, producing MKNYKDSDYALNKFSEGIVYRFADRIVEITLEDYLAENPGKTAEDFMELKALSDEIYHQQVIDENRTSRLDVSINGLEDTEALATASLDTELIHKKDTEKAIEAARQLLDSGGLTEVQRRRFLLHFFQGLSIRQIASCEGVHFTSVHESIKAATAKLQRFFDIG from the coding sequence ATGAAGAATTATAAAGATAGTGATTATGCACTGAATAAGTTCAGTGAGGGAATTGTGTACCGCTTTGCCGACCGTATCGTGGAGATTACATTGGAGGACTACCTTGCGGAGAATCCCGGCAAAACCGCAGAGGACTTTATGGAACTAAAAGCCCTGTCGGACGAAATCTATCATCAGCAGGTGATAGACGAAAATCGGACAAGCCGTTTGGATGTCAGTATCAATGGCTTAGAGGATACGGAGGCGCTTGCTACGGCTTCTCTCGATACGGAGCTGATACATAAAAAAGATACTGAAAAGGCTATAGAAGCCGCCAGACAGCTTCTTGACAGTGGTGGATTAACAGAAGTTCAACGGCGGCGGTTCCTGTTGCATTTCTTTCAAGGGCTATCCATTCGCCAGATTGCAAGCTGCGAAGGAGTGCATTTTACTTCTGTACATGAAAGTATAAAAGCAGCTACGGCAAAGTTGCAAAGGTTTTTTGACATTGGGTAA
- a CDS encoding sensor histidine kinase has translation MAVTVIGLLRFGASLVFGITVTALFAGIELTKKNRFTTGLLCVIFLFVQTASWWLLGLDLTSKLYPLIIHLPLIVIFSLYYKRPWLISAVSVLSGYLCCQAPRWFGFIAGAALDSRLADHVFYVGAIFLFYYFLKKYVAASVRHLMEVSTKSCLFLGGVPLFYYLFDYITAIYTDVLYSGTEWAVQFMPSIISIFYFVFVILYYAETQKQATLQREKDMLDAQFRLAQTEFASLRQLQQNAASYRHDIRHHFALLQGLASKEHIEGIKEYLRTAQSDMDAITPIRFCENETVNLILSAFATKAKQGSIMLTVDAKLPDLLPFSDTELCSLLSNALENAIHACEQIPDSNKRIIRLRMYSKNNKLCIDLHNSYQVEPIFQQGLPISQEQGHGFGTKSIAHIVEKHGGVFQFSVKDSWFIFQATA, from the coding sequence GTGGCAGTAACAGTGATAGGACTCTTGCGATTTGGGGCTTCTCTGGTCTTTGGCATCACGGTGACTGCTCTCTTTGCGGGAATAGAACTTACAAAGAAAAACAGGTTCACTACCGGTTTGCTCTGTGTCATTTTCCTTTTCGTTCAAACCGCCAGTTGGTGGCTTTTGGGCTTGGATTTGACATCAAAGCTGTATCCGCTGATTATACATCTGCCGCTGATCGTGATATTCTCTTTATACTATAAGCGACCGTGGCTCATCTCCGCCGTCAGCGTGCTTTCCGGTTATCTTTGCTGTCAAGCACCACGCTGGTTCGGTTTCATTGCAGGCGCCGCTTTGGACAGCAGACTTGCGGATCACGTTTTTTATGTTGGGGCGATCTTTCTGTTCTACTATTTCCTGAAAAAGTATGTGGCGGCTTCCGTCCGGCATCTTATGGAAGTGTCCACTAAATCTTGCTTATTTTTAGGCGGAGTTCCGCTTTTTTACTATCTGTTCGACTACATAACCGCCATCTACACCGATGTGCTTTACAGCGGTACCGAATGGGCGGTGCAGTTCATGCCTTCAATAATATCCATTTTTTATTTTGTGTTTGTTATCCTTTACTACGCTGAGACACAAAAACAAGCGACCCTCCAAAGAGAAAAGGATATGTTGGATGCACAGTTTAGATTGGCGCAGACAGAGTTTGCTTCTCTGCGGCAGTTACAACAGAACGCCGCATCCTATCGGCATGATATTCGCCATCATTTTGCCCTTTTACAGGGGTTGGCCTCCAAGGAACACATCGAGGGGATTAAAGAGTACCTGCGAACAGCCCAGTCCGACATGGATGCCATCACGCCCATACGCTTTTGCGAAAACGAAACCGTCAACCTAATTTTGTCCGCTTTCGCTACGAAAGCAAAACAAGGGTCAATCATGCTGACGGTGGATGCGAAACTGCCTGATTTGCTTCCCTTTAGCGATACTGAGCTTTGCTCGCTCTTGTCAAACGCCTTGGAAAATGCCATCCATGCCTGTGAACAGATACCTGACAGCAACAAACGCATCATCCGGCTGCGTATGTATTCCAAAAATAATAAGCTGTGCATTGATCTGCACAACAGCTATCAGGTAGAGCCGATATTTCAACAAGGGCTTCCAATATCACAAGAGCAGGGGCATGGCTTTGGCACAAAAAGCATAGCTCATATCGTGGAAAAGCATGGCGGTGTATTCCAGTTTTCAGTCAAGGATAGCTGGTTTATATTTCAAGCTACTGCATAG
- a CDS encoding LytR/AlgR family response regulator transcription factor has protein sequence MLQIAICDDNIDELSNMVQLIDLYRTSRHLNCEHAVFPNGFELISALEKGKRFDIYCLDIMMPGFTGIDAAKEIRTFDKTAPILFFTSSPEFALESYSVKAINYVLKPISKEKLFFTFDELLEQIKAKEEEDAVIVKSNEGIQKILISNLAFAEVIGRNVLYHLRSGKVVECTEPFSSVCDSLLKYGCFIKPHRSFLVNMQYVDTIENHQITLQTLSAVPVAQGKAKEIKQQYLNYQMEGE, from the coding sequence ATGCTGCAAATTGCGATCTGCGACGACAATATTGACGAGCTATCCAATATGGTACAGCTTATAGACCTGTATCGAACATCAAGACATCTAAACTGTGAACACGCCGTATTTCCAAACGGATTTGAATTGATTTCGGCCTTGGAAAAAGGAAAGCGGTTTGATATATACTGTCTGGATATTATGATGCCGGGCTTTACCGGCATTGATGCGGCAAAAGAAATTCGCACCTTTGACAAAACCGCACCGATTTTATTCTTCACCTCATCTCCTGAGTTTGCTTTGGAAAGCTATTCGGTGAAAGCCATCAACTATGTACTCAAGCCAATTTCAAAGGAGAAGCTATTCTTCACCTTTGATGAGCTGCTGGAGCAAATCAAAGCGAAAGAAGAAGAGGATGCGGTCATCGTAAAGAGCAATGAGGGGATTCAAAAAATACTGATCTCCAATTTGGCTTTTGCCGAGGTCATCGGCAGAAACGTCCTCTATCATCTGCGCTCCGGCAAGGTGGTCGAATGTACGGAGCCTTTTTCCTCTGTCTGCGATAGCTTGCTGAAATATGGGTGTTTTATCAAACCTCACCGCTCTTTTCTTGTGAATATGCAGTATGTGGATACCATCGAAAACCATCAGATCACCTTACAGACCCTTTCCGCTGTTCCTGTCGCACAGGGCAAGGCAAAGGAGATTAAGCAGCAATATCTGAATTATCAAATGGAAGGGGAATAA